DNA from Manduca sexta isolate Smith_Timp_Sample1 chromosome 6, JHU_Msex_v1.0, whole genome shotgun sequence:
tttgcgCCAGTTCGTACGCAGCCATCATTATATCAGTAGGCAGTCGTTTCTCCCTAGGGTTCAATGGTTTCACACTCAATATAACTTTGCCAGCCTCAGGAGAAACTAGGGCTGTCCTGTATACGTATTTGTGCAGGCATTTGGGTAGCCAAGCACTAAACATGCCCATCTCTACGAATAGAATCAGTTTTGTTTGGCGAACTAATTTGGATAGTCCTGCTGTTTTTCTCAATCCTTGGATGTCATGAACAGCTATACCAACTAATAGGTTCATTAGTATAACGGTAACAAATAATAAGAATAGAATGAAGATAATTTGAGATGATAATTCGAAGATCAAAGGAGGATCGTCTTGCATCGGATCgttgattaatatatttagatttaattctCCTACCATCATTGATAACGTACTGATGAAACCCATTAAGGGATTAGAGAACATTTCCTCATTGGGAAAGACCACGCAGAAACAAATGGTAAAGCCGAGAAGTAAGCAAATATAGGCCAGCAGTAATTTGAGGAATTCTGTCAAAACTTTCTGGTACATAGCGACGTAATCTCCGAACATAGGCAGTTGTCCCATCATCAACATGAGATTGGtccatgctcccaacacagcaTACCCCCCGACGTGGTTCTGCCAGCTATAGTCACGATGGATATTATAGAGGGAGAACACAGAAAGAAGAACAAACCACTCCATCAAGTTCTCAAAGGtcgtaaaatattgatataaactCGAATATCCCGTTATGCCCGTTAATTTTCTTACTATTTCAAAAGCAGTGATGGCCATAAGAACCCATCTTTCAAATTCAATTGGATTATTTTCTAACATGATACCCAGCAGTGATTGGGCTTGACACAACTCATTCGGCACTCCGTATTTTTTCGAGTATTTACCTTTACAGGTTTTTACTACAGCTGTTAGCACATATATCGATAGGAACGACACAAACAAGAAGCAAAAGATGAGTCTGGCTAggtaaaattttcttattttacgccatttcataaataaaaacgcCGAACACAGCGGATGTAACAAAATGTCTTTCTGACCTTCATCAATCAAACTGTTCAAATATGTTATCTCGCGGggatatgaaaattttaataatttgccaAAATCGAATTCTATCTGCACTTCTTCGTTGCCTTCAGTCGAACGGCTGAGTGATATGCCGCAGTCtaaattgtatttcaaaattGCGAGTGATTTCGGTGTCTTTCTTGCAATGACGCTCAGAGCGGTGTGACCTTTCTTCGATTTGGACGTGACATCGGCCCCGAGAAAATCAATGTTTCCACGCATTGAGTCAGGCCGTCCATTGCTGCCAAATGAAGAGCAGAATATCCGTATTCGTCTTTTTTGTTGACTTGAGCACCCCAACTTACCAACATATCGATGATGTCACAAGCTCGGTCGGCGCGACATATTGCGGCATGAAGAGGGGTTCTTTTATCGTAGTCTTCTGCATTGGGGTCGGCGTTGCCATCTCGGAGAAGCACTTCAACGCATTCAATACTCGAACATCTTGAAGCTAGGTGAAGAGCCGTGAATCCTCTGTAATTCTTCGTGTTTGCTTTAGCACCTTCTGATAAAAGAAGTTCGACGCATTCAGCGTATCCTCTAGCTGCTGCTAAGTGTAGCGCTGTGCATTCCTTATCTCTTTGTTTTGTGACTCCGTTTACACTTATCTTCGTTTCTTTTAGCAAGTATGAGAGACAACGTTGAGCTCCGATCTCCGCTGCCAAATGTAAAGCGTTCAAGCCTCCAGATGTCACATATGAAGGGTCTACTCCTCTCTCTATAAACATTTCCATACACTCCACAGCATCAGCTCTCACTGCACAATGAACAAGATTGTCTTCACATCCAGCTCTTTGAACCACCGAGTGTAATGATGCTTCATTGGCTATCAAAATTTCAGCAACTTCAAGAGAGTTCCCAAATGCAGCACAATGAAGGGGCGTAAAATATTTAGGCGCAAAATCGACGTCCGCTCCTctcgaaattaaaaatatagcagCTCTGCCAGCTCCACTGAATGCTGCCATATGCAAAGCTGTCAAACCGGGTGACTCTGAGTAATGAATATCGGCTCCAGCTTCCAGAATAGCAGGTAACAACTCATCCCGAGTGAGAAATGCGGCCCACAATAGAGTCAAATTCACAACCACTTCAGGCGCGGAACTGATGTGTTCTTCTATGTTTTCTGCTGTTATTAATCCACATTCCACATCATCAAAAAATCTCGCAGCTCCTAAAGTTAGTGCGCGTTCACACAATCCTCTCCGCACTGCTTCTTCAGTTAACCTGGCTTCTGGGTCCGGTGCAAGGACATCGAAACTGTGGTACATATTCGGTGCATCTTCAGCTGGCGGTGATGGTCCGACGAACAAGTACTCCTTAGCTTTGCCGGGCTCCCGAGCTGATTCAAGCAAATCGATGTTCTTGACATGTCTGTACGCGGAATTGAGAGGGTATTCTTCAGGTTCACGAACTCTTGAGCGTACGCTGCTGGTGAGACGAGATCTTGTGGGGGTTTGCGCGGGAGTCTGCAACGGAGATGGCCAACCCATTTCGCGGTAGCCGAAGTTGTCCATTGTAAGATCGCGACTGAGCGGAGAGGTAGTACACGGCGTTATCTTATCTGTCTTGTTTGAATGAGCGGAGACATGCGAGATTTCTGTTTGACGTTGTGatttatgaagttatttttatgcgcaattatattttaattaatcgaGATAATTCTTAAAAGTAAggtgtttgttgttttttgtgAAACTACTGttttaatacgaatattattataagtatatatacatacaaGACTGTGTATCTGCAACAAACGGTAAAGcgagaataaaatattctttgttcAAAGACACTTACATTTTTTGTGcatgacaaaattttaattatttccataaaaatatttgcatttcgTTTTGTGCCGTTaacgtaaaaatattcaaaaccttAGGCAAATAGAAGATCTTTGCTATCAAGAGGTGTACGGTAAACAAAAGGCTTACCGTTTATCAGTTTTGGTGAGGCTTAACATTCACGTGTTACAGCATTTTTCCAATTCACGTGTcttgttttctttaactttgtaCATTTgggtattatatattattatttaattgaattttagttGTTACAGGTTACTGCCATTAAAAGAAAAGTAAGATAGGTTAGTGAATTTCTATGCACGCTGTCAAAATTTTTAATCgtaaaaaaacatcaataaagCTAAAAGTTTGTAAGACTATGGTGCTGTTTTTGTACAATTCCACTCAATTTagcctatattttttatatcatcttATCATTTGGTAGCTCTGTATGAATATTGCTTTGCTTATATAATGGACAATTTACAGTTTCCTATCTCAGTTCtacgttaaattattttatatgcagATATTGTCAGAACGCGTCCCGTAACGCTACATGGTCACGGTCTTCATAGTCACAGGGCGGACTCAAGGTTACAGCAGTCTttgaaacttcgggagaaaattaacatataaaaaccgcgatcaaatccgaaatctaattttaattctaagtctaacatttgcgtaaacataagaaaacattatccgttttttacttaaaatgttaccttttcatttattttccttatttataatataaataaataaaaaaattactagtgactgcctcggtagcgtagttgtattgcatgtccggtacattagcgctctgaggtcctgggttcgaatcccgggtcgggcaaagtgatatttaggtttttctgctcagtatcagcccggagtctggaatttgtgcccgatatggcgataggctcgtcccctgtcacatcatgggacggaacatacttggcgaaaagtgggtgccttagttgcacctctgcataccccttcggggataaatgcgtgatgttatgtatgtatgtaaaattactAGTTTACCTAAGTCCCAGACAGTAAAATTATACTATCTTTTCTTCTAAATGTCCTTATATAATTCCAATATTCGAGTTGACGCAAGACACTTTTACCAACATGCAAAAATAATGCAGATATCTTTTTACTACCGGCTTCCTACGTCCCAACATTTGAGAATAAACAGAACACTaccttacttaaataaataatctggTAAATATCTGATTTTGATTCTATGTAAAAACTGTCATTAGCAAGAATTTCGTATTGAGTCCAAAAAACGggcatatacaacaaacaaatacaTCAATCAGTAAACGTAGCAAAAGCAACCAACAAGCAGCTATGATAGCTCCAAAAACAAGTGTATTCTAACTAAGAATTCTCTAAACATAAACGATAGACTTTGACAACGTTCACGCGTCTACAATATGAACGTAGATAAAGTTGTATGTTTTTCTCATTAAACTGTCACTGTGACAGGACGTCAACCCGCCTCATGAGTTAATATTGACATGCTCAGTTGGACTGAAAAGCGtcgtaaacatttatttatatatttgtatacattacAACAATGTCAGACcatatttatagaaatgaaCCAATCGAAAGCagttgatattgggtttttctggtcaATAAGCCCGAAGTCTGTCAGCTCCTCTAGAAACCTAACTTAGCAAAATATAGGAGTAATTATAACCTCTGGCTGTCGATAAAACGGGAAACGGCTGGGTGGTATGTATGTACGAACAATTTGTCAAGTATTTCGCGAcacatattcatttaaaaaataaataaaatgcggtgatagcctagttgggagtggaacgaattgccgagacgaatttccgcaaaTTCTAAACGCaaggcacctctgactttttaaaagttAGGTG
Protein-coding regions in this window:
- the LOC115440962 gene encoding LOW QUALITY PROTEIN: transient receptor potential channel pyrexia-like (The sequence of the model RefSeq protein was modified relative to this genomic sequence to represent the inferred CDS: inserted 1 base in 1 codon), coding for MDNFGYREMGWPSPLQTPAQTPTRSRLTSSVRSRVREPEEYPLNSAYRHVKNIDLLESAREPGKAKEYLFVGPSPPAEDAPNMYHSFDVLAPDPEARLTEEAVRRGLCERALTLGAARFFDDVECGLITAENIEEHISSAPEVVVNLTLLWAAFLTRDELLPAILEAGADIHYSESPGLTALHMAAFSGAGRAAIFLISRGADVDFAPKYFTPLHCAAFGNSLEVAEILIANEASLHSVVQRAGCEDNLVHCAVRADAVECMEMFIERGVDPSYVTSGGLNALHLAAEIGAQRCLSYLLKETKISVNGVTKQRDKECTALHLAAARGYAECVELLLSEGAKANTKNYRGFTALHLASRCSSIECVEVLLRDGNADPNAEDYDKRTPLHAAICRADRACDIIDMLVSWGAQVNKKDEYGYSALHLAAMDGLTQCVETLIXLGADVTSKSKKGHTALSVIARKTPKSLAILKYNLDCGISLSRSTEGNEEVQIEFDFGKLLKFSYPREITYLNSLIDEGQKDILLHPLCSAFLFMKWRKIRKFYLARLIFCFLFVSFLSIYVLTAVVKTCKGKYSKKYGVPNELCQAQSLLGIMLENNPIEFERWVLMAITAFEIVRKLTGITGYSSLYQYFTTFENLMEWFVLLSVFSLYNIHRDYSWQNHVGGYAVLGAWTNLMLMMGQLPMFGDYVAMYQKVLTEFLKLLLAYICLLLGFTICFCVVFPNEEMFSNPLMGFISTLSMMVGELNLNILINDPMQDDPPLIFELSSQIIFILFLLFVTVILMNLLVGIAVHDIQGLRKTAGLSKLVRQTKLILFVEMGMFSAWLPKCLHKYVYRTALVSPEAGKVILSVKPLNPREKRLPTDIMMAAYELAQINKVKSGRSVKEILYKNKFSSKLKNEGQSNDHNFNIEIRGMQEKIDQATFNLKKIDQEMRHLNTLLMEQQTMLQNVFKYSEVVPYRSSYATTPIYPESPVFFSSNTSESNK